A window of Ooceraea biroi isolate clonal line C1 chromosome 9, Obir_v5.4, whole genome shotgun sequence genomic DNA:
tttacttacGTTGTTTATGGGTCAACTTCATGATTTTTATGCTCATTGAATTAATCATGGTATGTATCTGATATTACATTTGTTGATTTAtacttgattttaattatctgtCTCAACGTGTTTATTGTTAAAGCTGTACTGAAGATGGTCTAATGAGTAAACCGAAACGTTTACCTGTATTTTCTGAAGAATAAACCACCTGTACCTTCTGAAGATAAAATTACTATTTGCGCCGTCACCCAGCATTGCTGACAACTATTATTTCGTTCATTGATTATTTGTTGAGcctttctatatatttttatcgttttatacaaaagtttcatggtaaaaacgcCCCTATTTAATGACCTTAatgaaattgttgaaaataattattttcaacaatttttcaaaactttttgaagaaattattttcaaaaaaattcattaatgtCATTAAATAGGGAcgtttttaccatgaaacttttgtataaaacagttttcgatatttcgaataatttccgagatatatcgaaaaaagcaaaaagccgCCTTACGTTTGAAGAGTGGTTTCACcccttaaaaccgtttttgggccgcaacggataatttctaaattcatctattaacCCGCTCTACATGTGTatcatcaaaatcagaattttccacTTCGCGATGTTCCCTTGTCAGTTTTTCCGCGGAAATCGAAGGACATTCCGACCGGAAATGCCCCTCCGCCCCACACTGCCAACATTCCTTCTTTCAaaggatatatttttcttaaaatttttaaatttcttctcaTTTCCCTTTTTGATATTGTcgtctttctcctcctctcttcccCTCTTAAATGCAGGCTTCCCGTTGCGGTTATTATCCTCTCTTGGCCTGCCGAAACTATTTCCACttataatctttattattttcgccCGCTCTATGGCCGTTTTTAATGAGACTAGTACAACTCAGACGCGCgctatgcgcgcgctattttatttttcaatgttaataatgttttcgaataataatattcatctattatttattatgtgcataattatcacactctaccaaattggtaacctccacgcgaagatatttaacacggcttttttaagagtggatttggcacATTGCGAAGAGTttacgacgattgaaaatcctttagatttatgCCTGGTTTCTTCATACTtctcaatagctatcttccagataactaaaaatttattttcttcattgaaacctctgattacgtatttaacggatagctattctttatactgctcacttttgacacaaagtgtctagaatgttattataaattaccatattctgtcaggttaagaaggtgaagaaaactgattctacgagatatcttttggataaagttatcgagaggtgaagaaattgagcctagaaatgaaaaagttctagccattaaaattttttttttttccgaagagttctgagatgtttatattgttatttggcatattgcctagagttctcgatgatttaaaattcgttaaaacaataaatgaaaaagttctagctattaaaatttttttctttttccgaggagttctggatatttatattgttaccagtacaacacaggcgcgcgctatgcacgcgctattttatttttcaatattaataatgttttcgaataataatattcatctattatttattatatgcacactctaccaaattgttatccTCCACGCGAAGGCAGCcacgatggtaatctaaactgaacataacgcacaacgcgaatcgagataaccaatcagcgtcacggaaaagaggcaacaatgatttcgatttgatttaacacggctttttaagagtggattacTCCCTCCATCTGAATCGTACGTTTGATACAATCTTCGGAGAGTGCGGCCACGAATTGCGAGCAAGCGATTTTGTCGCGCACCTCATGCGAGCATTCCGGATACGCTAATCTGGAGAGACGCTCCAGATCCACGCCCAGAGCCGAAAAATCCTCGCCGAATTTCTGTTTGCGATTTATAAATTGGTGGTAATAATTTTGCGCGTAGTCACTCTCGTCAAATCGCAACTCTAACTTAGATTTTAACTCCTCAAATTCTAAAGACTCTACGCCACGGAATCAAGAACGCGCTTTTCCCTTCAGACAAGATGCTAACGCGACCGCCTTCGCGGACTCATCCCAACcattcgcgcgcgcaatcAATGAAAATTGTGTAAAGAATTTGCGCAGCAGAATCATACCGTCAAATACATCgggttttaatttaaatccgAGACTTACGAGCGGCGCCATCCCCCCTCCCCCTACACTCGCGTCCACGGATCTCTCCGGAATAATCTGGGGGGCACTTAGCTGTGTCAGACGTTGCTCCATTTGGTGCATCTCCGCCTGCATCCGCTGCCGTTCCTGGCGCTCCTGCTGTCGCTCCTCTCGGAGCTGCTGCAGTTCCGCGAGCACGGTTTGCAGGGCATTGGTCTCCGCGGCAGCCGGCGCCGGCGTCTGGTCTCGCGTCGGTCTCGGGGAATGCAGTATGGTTGCCATTGATCGCAGGATCATGTATCCCGGACGAGCCCCCAAAAATGTTGCTCTACAGTCACACTCTCACGCACAACACTCGCGCCAATAAACACTCgcgtattttataaaactaagAGCTGCTTTATTAGAACAGAACGAATAGTGACAAACAAGATAGCTCAGATTAGTGTAAGAAATTAAGGAAATTTGATAGATATGGTCCTGAGCGTCGCGATGCCAGTGACTCGAAATTCGACTATTGCGCAAGATATTGTTGCGTGAGTTAAAGGTGTCGATCTATGATTGGCGGATTGAGATACGAGGATCTCGCGTATCGGCTCGAAGGTTCGCGGATCACGAGAAGAGTCAGTCGCTCGTTAGCACTCATACGTAGCAGTTGCACGTTAGACAATAAGCCTAGCACATCGTGAGGTTAGATCGGTCGGTCTGAGTCCTTTGTCGTGCAGTCGCTTATGTCGTTATCGCGCAGTTGTTGTACATCGTGAGTTATTGTCGTAATAAACATATCACGTTGAAGTGCGCTTGTTTAATCGAGTTACCAAGCCCGATTCCCCACGTGCCTGGACAGCGGAACGCTGTTGTACCAGTAGGAGAAGAAGACTACGAgccatcttatatatatatatatatatatatatatatatatatatctacttGAGGTTTGAAAAAGAACCTTACATTAGTTAGTGCAAATTAGTTAGTACAGATTAGTTAGTGCAGATCACTCCGAATCGCCTCAAGAGCCCAAGCTTCCGCACGTCAGCTCGGCTTCTtagcttctttttcttttttttctgttgaTCCTTGTCGCTCAGAGACCGAACCGTCTTTTCTCAATATTGATTTCCTCTATCAGCTGTCCCTCATCAGCTGTACCATATGTCCATATACCGAGTGCCACACTCGGCACGGGCGCAACACTATTATAAAAggttgaattattatatctgcaaaatgtaaaaataacactTTCAGTTAATTTTAAACTTTCAGTTGATTTTAacacaaaataaatgtaaactttATAGTAATTTGTAAactgtatgtaaaatatatacttaatggtaaaattaactaaaaaaatGTTAGTTTTACATGTtgcagataaaataattcaaacttttgataaaaaaacataaaatcaacattttgatttgtaaattttaacaaacacATCCTGTATATCAAGCGAcacggtagcgtcgcgacgccaagtacataaaaaaataaatagccgctTGATACAGCACTGGCGTGacatcgtcgaggcgctaccaagtagcttatccggaatttacatcatttgacaggtcacataaacttgtgattaaaatatctcaggaactaaagccgaaAAATcgaacggcacttttataatataatatgggtgcacgctttcgaacgcgattaattagaattaaattggtgcaggcaatcctgagatattgcaatcgttATGTTAAAACTGTGACGTTTCGGTTTTCATGGAATTCAGActactcacgtacgtatgctcgcataAACACATGTatagcgattttgtccctcagcttgcgttcacacatgcgttcatacatgcacgatttaatttattcgacgacgacgacgatgacgacgacgttgcaccacgtcgatgttgATGACCTTGCACcatgtcgacgacgacgacgacgttgcaccacgtcgatgttgacgacgttgcaccacgtcgacgacgaggacgacgacgatgttataccacgtcgacgacgacgacgacgatgacgacaacgacgtcgttgtaccacgtcgacgacaacgacgacgttgcaccacatcgatgatgatagagagtgagaaagcgagagagcgggagggcaagagagcgagtgaatgagagagcgagagggcgagagagcgagtgctatgcgcgcgctattttatttttcaatattaataatgttttcgaataataatattcatctattatttcttatataataaataacacaaatcctattctaaaaaaggcgttaaaggtgttatatttatttcatcgtgtttcatcagtatacaaatttgacagaattgacagctgccgttttcacgttcctaagaaataataaataaaattgtcaatataactgacagccactatgacattctgacattcgcaacacgaagttcaagtcacacgaagttcgagccaagcgagagaaccaatcagcatcgcggaaaggaggcctcaactattcgataaaaaagaacttcacgaagttaacacgcctcttttagaataggaaacatgtaagttaatacttttaaaaaccttgactgacaggactatggcttttatctcctcatatattataaaaaagaataacatactttacactacaaaatgtgtgaaatcacaacaaaattacctttttaaaaaaaggtaaaaaaaagcgccaagtatacgcgcctgaaagttctttcaaaaaaggactctacaaaactaatgatataaacaaattgcgccaactacaatgggtatttatgcaaaccagaaaatctattactttattattactctttggccgatattcattgttgattctgatttcagaccatcttaagtacaattatacgatatttgaaaccaatcacacagtcgtattagcatcttaagacattacttcagatcgtctggaaataagaatggactatgaatactagcctttgatattaaaaaataaaggacataataatattaagcagatatttttatacgaataaatattttaatacatagaaatatatttattaatacaaataagtgtttttttcaaaatacttggtgctgctaaaccgaatcaaaaattgtcttagtatttaaataatctaaagattacaataatttccttaaactttaaattacataacaactcgctgaaatacatatatgtacaaatgtagttaaacttattctatgcttaattctaatgtcacacacatacacacacatgcacgcattcacaagagagaaagaaagagaatgaggcaattaacataatgattcggtttagcagcgccaagtattttgaaaaaaacacttatttgtattaataaatatatttctatgtattaaaatatttattcgtataaaaatatctgcttaatattattatgtcctttattttttaatatcaaaggctagtattcatagtccattcttatttccagacgatctgaagtaatgtcttaagatgctaatacgactgtgtgattggtttcaaatatcttataattgtacttaagatggtctgaaatcagaatcaacaatgaatatcggtcaaagagtaataataaagtaatagattttctggttagcataaatacccattgtagttggcgcaatttgtttatatcattagttttgtagagtccttttttgaaagaacttcaggcgcgtatacttagcgcttttttgtacctttttttaaaaaggtttttttaaacgaagactgacaaaatttataaaaacttaatGGGAAAACTATTTCTTTAGTGTcattattagttttattacttttgtggcagttctatttttatttgtccTTGTTTTAGATCCTTGGTCAGGGTTAATGTTCAAATAATACCGCTGTATCATCTCCAATATATTAGACAGCTCCGTAGATATTGAAGGCACATGACATAATATAGACCGAAGGCACATTGCCATGCCTACATGAAAGTGGtgaatttttggaaaaattgtttttccaCAAAAACTTGAAAACAATTGCCTaaaattatagtatttttataattcagtATAGCATATCTACAAGGGTGGTTTGAAAAGTCCGTGCAAAAATGATAACTACTTAATTTTTCGggataatcttttttatttttcaacgtATTCTCCTTTTAGGCTTATACACTTCGTCTAATGCTGCTCCAGTTTGTTGATCCCTTCCGAATAATAGAATTGGTCCAACTCTGCAAAATAGGCATTCGTTTCCGCAATCACCTCGTTTGAATAAACTCTTCCCGCTAGCCATTTCTTCATATTGGGGAACAAGTAGTAGTCCGAGACAGCCAAATCTGGAGAATAGGGGAGATGCGGAACGAGTTGGAACCTTAACTCCATCAATTTTGCAGCCACAACTCCAGAGGAGTAAGCTGGTGCGTTGTCGTGATGAAAAAGGACTTTTTGTGTGCCAATCGTGGACGTTTCTCTTGCAGCTCGGTTTTCAAATGGTCCAATAACGATGAATAATATGCACCTGTAATAGTTTTACCCTTTTCCATATAGTCGATGAGGATTATTCCTTGTGAATCCCAAAAGACAGTCGCCATAACCTTCCCGGCCGAAGGAACTATTTTCGCCTTTTTTGGTGCAGACTCCCCGCTGGCAACCCATTGTTTGGACTGTTCCTTGGTCTCAGGCGTGTAGTGGTGTATCCATGTTTCGTCCACAATGACGAAACGACGCCTAAAGTCCCGTGGATTCCGCTGAAACAGCTACGACAAACAGCAGACCATCCTTGGAACACCTCACACAATTTCGTTTTTGGTCAACTGTGAGCAATCGTGGCACCCATCTTgcaaataactttttcatgccCAAATGTTGatgcaaaatattatgtacCCGTTCACTAGAGATGCCCATAGCACTAGCAATCTCACGTATCTTCACTCTTCTATCACCCATCACCATATCATGGATTTTATCAATGATCTCTGGAGTAGTGGCCTCAACAGGGCGTCCAGAACATTCTACGTCACTTGTGCTCATATGGCCACTCCGAAAATTTTGAAACCATTTATAAACTGTTCTAATCGAAGGTGCAGATTCACCATAATGTTTATCAAGCTTCTTTTTAGTCTCCTGAGGCGATACTTTCATAAAGTAACAATAACAACAAAGTTGACAATAGTGGTTTAATCGTTAACGTTATTAagaattttgaatataaatgtattagtTTGTCCCATGAAGTTACGAGTAAGGCACGTGAGAAGATTGGCAACTTATTaaggaatattttaacaatcaAACAACATATAAGGTATATCGACAGGtatattaatactttaaatGTTGCAACAAATTTTTGAGAGAGAATAACGATATAATGGTCACAAAGGCTGACAAGGGCCAGGTAACGGTTGTAATGAATAGATCTTCTTACATTAGTCAAatgaatgatttattaaacgatCAAACTACTTATAAAAAACTTTCAACTGATCCATTAAGACGATTGAGTACAC
This region includes:
- the LOC113562638 gene encoding histone-lysine N-methyltransferase SETMAR-like; translated protein: MKVSPQETKKKLDKHYGESAPSIRTVYKWFQNFRSGHMSTSDVECSGRPVEATTPEIIDKIHDMVMGDRRVKIREIASAMGISSERVHNILHQHLGMKKLFARWVPRLLTVDQKRNCLFQRNPRDFRRRFVIVDETWIHHYTPETKEQSKQWVASGESAPKKAKIVPSAGKVMATVFWDSQGIILIDYMEKGKTITGAYYSSLLDHLKTELQEKRPRLAHKKSFFITTTHQLTPLELWLQN